In Streptomyces sp. NBC_01231, the sequence GCAGTGGCCGATCCTCGCCGTCCTGTCGACCATCGGACTCGGACTGCTGCTGACCGCCCTCGACCTGTTCCGCTTCGGCATCCTGCTGATCGGCGTCGCCCTGCTGGTCGGCGGGGTCCTGCGCTGGCTGCTGCCGGACGTCGGCATGCTCGCCGTCCGCTCCCGCTTCACCGACATCGTCACCTACGGCGTGCTGGGCGGCGTGATCGCCCTGCTGGCGCTGATGGTGCAGCCGGAACCGTGGCTGGTGATCCCGTTCCTGAAGGACACCCTGCACTTCACGGTCAGCGGCTGAGACCTGTCCCAGCCGCTGACCTGTGACGGCGGCCCGTCCTCTCCCCCGAGCAAGGACGGGCCGCCGTCGTCGTCCACGCTCGGGCACGGCAACCTCCTGTTCAACGCCCGGCCGTCGGCTGTGCCACGGAAGTGACCGTTCCGCTACGGTCTCGGGGCACTGTCACGGCCCTGCCCGGCTCGGGAACCGACCACCTGGCCGACGTCGTCATTCGCTCAGGACCAGGCGAGACGGGCGACGCCGTGGAGGTGGGGGATGGGCGGCTGGCAGCCGTTGCCGGACGATCTGCCGCCGGAGGTGCGGCACTTCGTGGAGCAGTTGCGGCTTCTCAAGGACCGTACGGGGCTCAGCCTCGTCGCCCTCGGCGCCCGCACCGCGTACAGCAAGTCCTCCTGGCACCGTTACCTCAACGCGGGGCAGCCGCCGCCACGGCAGGCGGTCGTCGCCCTGTGCCGGATCGCCGGCCTCGCCGGCCCGGACGCCGAACGGTTCGGCGTGCGCTGGGAACTCGCCGTCCAGGCCTGGCCCCGCCCGCCGGCGGTCCCGGCGCCGCCCGCCGGGGCCGGCCCGGGTGGTGACCCGGGTGCGGGCACGGGCGGCGATCCGGATGGTGGGTACGAGGACGATCCCACGCTGCCCTGGTGGGACACGCCGCCCGAGGAGAGCGGGCGGGGGCGGGGTGGACGGCTGCTGCTGTCCGCCGTGCTGCTGCTCCTTCTCACGCTGCTCGTCGGGGTGGTCGGCACGGTGGCGTTTGGGTGAGCCGACGACTGCCGTGACAGGCGTTATTTCCGATGCGTACCGCTTGTGTCGATGTATTGACAAGTTCGCGGATGTGACACGAACTCAATCGACATGAGGGCTAGCGTGACCCCTCTGTCGGTGGAGTCCTGGGACCTCGACCCGGAGGGCGTGCGACGGTGCGTGCCCGCGGCCACGATGCACCCGTGCGCCCCCACGCCGGGAACTGAGATCCTGAGTACGCGCATCCCTGTGGGTAGCCACAACGGGGACTCGGCAGACGGCACCACGCACGGGGAACGCGCGGGACAACCAGCACCAACCGGGGGGAAGAGGGGAAGCAATGCCTCGTTGGAAGGCTTTGCCGGACGAACTCGATCCGCAGGTCCGAGAGTTCGCGAGCCAGCTGCGTCGGCTCGTGGACCGCAGCGGCCTCAGTATCGCGGCGGTGGCGGACCGCACGGGCTACAGCAAGACGTCCTGGGAGCGTTATCTGAACGGCCGGCTTCTCGCGCCTAAGGGCGCGATCGTCGCCCTGGCCGAGGTCACCGGCACCAATCCCGTTCACCTGACGACGATGTGGGAGCTCGCCGAGCGTGCCTGGAGCCGCTCGGAGATGCGCCACGACATGACCATGGAGGCCATCCGGATCTCCCAGGCGCGGGCCGCGCTCGGCGAGTTCGGCGGAGACGTCGCCGCGCCGCCGGCCGGCGCCAAGGAGAGCGGGACGGCCCGCAGAAGCGGCAGCGCCACGGCCAGACCCGGCATCGCCGGACCGGCCGGGGTGGTCCCGACCGTGCCGCCGCAGCCGACGGCACCGGAGGTCCAGGACTCGGCGGGCGGCGTGCGGGAGGTGCTGCCCCCGGGTGGCACCAGCGCTCCCTCGGGCGGGACGGGCGGGTCGGGAGGGTCGAGCGGGTCGTCCTCGGGCGGGTCGACGGGCTCGTCGGGGTCCCCCTCGGGAAGCTCTTCCCGAGGTTCCTCGCAAGGCTCCTCGGGAACTTCCTCGGGATCCTCGTCGGGCCAGAACTCCTGGGGGCTGGCGGGCTACCAGGGTCCGTCGGCGAGCGGCGGCGGGCGTAAGGCCGAGGCCTCGTCGCCCGTGGCGACCCCCTCGCCGTCGGTGCCTGCGTCGCCCGAGCCCGCCTCCTCGTCGTCGACCTCGGCCGACGGTCCGGGGTGGAACCCGGCGCCGGCGGGTCCGTACGGCGAAGCCCCGCAGGGGCCCCGGCCCTCCGCCGGCCCGTCCGGCGGGGCGGGGGGCAAGCGGCGGCTGACCATGTTCCTGGCGGGCGTGGTCGGTGTGCTGGTCGTGGTCGCCGCCGCGTTCTTCCTCACGAGGGGCGGCGACAAGAAGCAGGAAGCCGGGCCCTCGCCCTCGCCGTCCGTGAGCACCAACGCCGACCTGCCGCCCGGGGTGAAGTGCAGCGGTGACTCCTGCACCGGCAAGGACGCGGAGAGCATGGGCTGCAGCGGCGATCTGGTGACCACCGCGAAGACCGCGACCGTCGGCGCGAGTGTCGTCGAGGTCCGCTACAGCGAGACCTGCGGCGCGGCCTGGGGACGTATCACGCAGGCCGCGCAGGGCGACGAGGTGCGGTTGACCGTGGGAAAGACCGCGCAGAGCGGCAACATCACGGTCGCCGGGGACACGATCGCGTACACGCCGATGGTGTCCGTGAAGGACGCCGGCGAGGCCAAGGCGTGCGCGGTGCTGGCCGCGGGGCAGGAGGGGTGCACGACCTGAGCGGGGGCGCCGCACAGGTCGGCGAAAGTTTTCCGGGGACCGTACGCATGGTTCCCAAAATCCCGGGCACGCGACCGTTACCCCCACGGGAGTCCGGAAACGGTCCCCCCACGGCGGCCGCCTTCGTCCCCCTCTCCCGGACAGGCGGCCGCCGCTTTTCGTGGCCCTGCCGCGGCAGGATCCGACCGAGCGGCCCTGCCCGCACCAGCCTCTGTGGGCTGGGCCACATGGCCCCGGACGTCCGAGATCCCGGATGCGCGATAGCCTGACCGCTGGATCTCTCTTGACGCCAAGAGATCGATCAAACGTCCGGGGCAGGGACGCCCCACCGCCAGCTGTCATACGGAGAACGCCATGACCCGCACTCCCGTGAACGTCACCGTCACCGGCGCGGCCGGCCAGATCGGTTACGCCCTGCTCTTCCGCATCGCCTCCGGCCAGCTGCTCGGCGCGGACGTGCCGGTCAGGCTCCGCCTCCTGGAGATCACCCCCGCGCTGAAGGCCGCCGAGGGCACCGCCATGGAGCTGGACGACAGCGCGTTCCCGCTGCTCCAGGGCATCGACATCACGGACGACCCGAACGTCGCCTTCGACGGCACGAACGTCGCCCTCCTGGTGGGCGCCCGCCCGCGGACCAAGGGCATGGAGCGCGGTGACCTGCTCTCCGCCAACGGCGGCATCTTCAAGCCGCAGGGCAAGGCCATCAACGACAACGCCGCGGACGACATCAAGGTCCTGGTCGTCGGCAACCCGGCCAACACCAACGCCCTGATCGCCCAGGCCGCCGCCCCGGACGTACCGGCCGAGCGATTCACCGCGATGACCCGTCTGGACCACAACCGCGCCCTGACCCAGCTCGCGAAGAAGACGGGCTCCACCGTCGCCGACATCAAGCGCCTGACCATCTGGGGCAACCACTCCGCGACCCAGTACCCGGACATCTTCCACGCCACGGTCGCCGGCAAGAACGCCGCCGAGGTCGTCAGCGACGAGAAGTGGCTGGCCGAGGACTTCATCCCGACGGTCGCCAAGCGCGGCGCCGCGATCATCGAGGCCCGTGGCGCGTCCTCGGCCGCCTCGGCCGCCAACGCCGCCATCGACCACGTGCACACCTGGGTCAACGGCACCGCCGAGGGCGACTGGACCTCCATGGGCATCCCGTCGGACGGTTCCTACGGCGTCCCGGAGGGCCTGATCTCCTCCTTCCCGGTCACCACCAAGGACGGCCAGTACGAGATCGTCCAGGGCCTGGACATCAACGAGTTCTCCCGCACCCGCATCGACGCCTCCGTCCAGGAGCTCACGGAGGAGCGCGAGGCGGTCCGCGGCCTCGGCCTCATCTGAGCCGCACTCCACGGTTCTCGCAGGACCCCGCACGGGCCCCGCTCCGGTTTCGGCCGGAACGGGGCCCGTGCTCCGTCACGGGAAACCCCTTCTCATGGCCCCCGTCCGGACGCTCCTTGACATTCCGGTTCCCCCGGTCCCGCCCGTCCCTCTATGCTGATTGTTTGTCAACAACACGGTGAACAAGGGTTTTCCACGCATCGGGGGAGCGGCGTGAGCACCGCATACGTGCCTCAACAACCACAGTCGACGGACAACGGCGCCCCACCGGCGCCCTCGGCACCACCGCACCCGCCCACTCCGCCGCACGCCAGCGAGGCGAGCCGGCTGCTGTGCGCGGGTGCCTATGTGGACTCCGGTTACCGGGACCGGGTCATCGAGCAGCTCCACCTCAACGAGCAGCGGATCGCCGCGCCCTCGCTCGGCTTCGACGCGGCCCGCGTCCTCGCGCACGCCCTGCGGGCCCGGCGCCAGGAGCTGCTGTGGGCCGGACTGGTGCTCTTCCTGTGGGTGGTGGGGCTGCCACTGACCGGCGGTCTGCTGGCCGGTTTCGTCGTGCCGAGCCTGCTGCTCGCCGTCGCCGGCTGGGTCCGCGGCCGTGCCGCCGACCCGCCCGTGTACCGGCGGCTGCCGGCCTTCCTGCTCCGCTGGTGGGGCCGCTTCGGCTTCGCGATGTTCCTGGTGATCACGCTGGTCGCGGCGTTCGGCGGCAACGACGTCGACCCGTACGCCTCGTCCGGCTACGACTCGTACTCCGGCGACAGCTCCAGCCTCTCCGACTTCGCCTTCCCGAACCCCTCGCAGGTCGACGCGATGATCGAGCCGTGGCGGGCCTGGCTCGCGCTCGGCGTGTTCGCGCTGATCACGCTGTGTCTGGTGGCGCAGCGGGCCCAGTTCGCGAAGACGATGGACGTCGAACTGTCCCCGGCGGGATTCGCGGACGCCGCGAGCGACCCGGCGGAGCGGGGCGAGGGGCAGCGCTTCCAGCGGCTGAAGGAACGCATCCGGGTCGAGCAGCACGCGCCGCTGGTCATGTACCACGAGGCGCGGCCGTTCTGCGGGACGGGCGAGGCGTACGAGACCTGGGTGCTGGCGGTCGAACTCCGTCCCGACGGCATGAAGAAGCAGCAGCCGATCAGCAACCGCACCGTCCTGGAGAAGATCCGCCCGCTGCTCGAACAGCTGCGGCTGCCCGCCGAGTTCGCCGGACACACCGTGCGTGACCGGCTGCGCTGGCTGGAGATCGACGAGTGCGTGTTCCTGCCCGCCGAGGGGCTCAGGCGGCGCGAGGAGGCGCCGTACAACGAGCGCGCCTTCGAGGATCACCGGGTGCGGGCGGTCGAGGAGGGCGCCGAGAAGCGGCGGCACTTCCTGCGCATCCGGGTCGGCGGCTGGGAGGAGGAGCTGGTCGTCACGGTGTTCGTGCGCATCCACACCCAGGGCCGCATGCTGATGCTGGAGATCGCCCCGCACGTGCTGCTGCCGGTGCGCGAGGACTTCAAGAACGCCGACCGCGTCGCCCATGCCTTCCGCCACAACAACGTGGTCGGCAAGGCCGCCTGGGGGGTCGCCCGGGTGCCCGGATCCGCGGCCCGCTCCCTGGTCACGCTGGGCAAGGGGGTCGTCTACGCCTGGCGGCTGCTGACCGGCGGATACACGGGCGCGCTGCCCGACGGGCCGGCCCTGTCGGTGCGGGAACTGGGTTCGGCGCGCGTCGCGTCCACGTTCCAGGACATGGACGTGTCCCGCTATCTCAAGAGCGTGCAGGACCGGGTCGCCCACGGGGTGCGGGCCGCGCTCGACGAGTCCGGTTACCGGACCGGCGAGTTCGTCCAGAAGATCGTGAACATCAGCGGCGGCGGAGTGAACATCGAGGGCGGGGTCGAGGGCAGCACGTTCGCCGTGGGCAGCCACGCGAAGGCCTCTTCGTCCACGTCTGCCACTCCCTCCGCTCCTGCCGACCCCTCTGCTTCCGCCACTCCTTCCGCTACGACTTCCGGCGGCGCCGCGCCGCAGAAGGGATCCGACCCAGATGGCAACGGATGAGCCCAACGTCAGCATCAGCGGCGGTGTCTCGAAGAGCACCTTCGCCATCGGCAGCCACGCGCACGCCGAGAGCCACCACGGCACGACGGCACCGCGCGACCAGGCGGCCGAAGAACTACTGGCGGCCGTACGG encodes:
- a CDS encoding helix-turn-helix domain-containing protein; protein product: MGGWQPLPDDLPPEVRHFVEQLRLLKDRTGLSLVALGARTAYSKSSWHRYLNAGQPPPRQAVVALCRIAGLAGPDAERFGVRWELAVQAWPRPPAVPAPPAGAGPGGDPGAGTGGDPDGGYEDDPTLPWWDTPPEESGRGRGGRLLLSAVLLLLLTLLVGVVGTVAFG
- a CDS encoding DUF2690 domain-containing protein, with product MPRWKALPDELDPQVREFASQLRRLVDRSGLSIAAVADRTGYSKTSWERYLNGRLLAPKGAIVALAEVTGTNPVHLTTMWELAERAWSRSEMRHDMTMEAIRISQARAALGEFGGDVAAPPAGAKESGTARRSGSATARPGIAGPAGVVPTVPPQPTAPEVQDSAGGVREVLPPGGTSAPSGGTGGSGGSSGSSSGGSTGSSGSPSGSSSRGSSQGSSGTSSGSSSGQNSWGLAGYQGPSASGGGRKAEASSPVATPSPSVPASPEPASSSSTSADGPGWNPAPAGPYGEAPQGPRPSAGPSGGAGGKRRLTMFLAGVVGVLVVVAAAFFLTRGGDKKQEAGPSPSPSVSTNADLPPGVKCSGDSCTGKDAESMGCSGDLVTTAKTATVGASVVEVRYSETCGAAWGRITQAAQGDEVRLTVGKTAQSGNITVAGDTIAYTPMVSVKDAGEAKACAVLAAGQEGCTT
- a CDS encoding malate dehydrogenase, which encodes MTRTPVNVTVTGAAGQIGYALLFRIASGQLLGADVPVRLRLLEITPALKAAEGTAMELDDSAFPLLQGIDITDDPNVAFDGTNVALLVGARPRTKGMERGDLLSANGGIFKPQGKAINDNAADDIKVLVVGNPANTNALIAQAAAPDVPAERFTAMTRLDHNRALTQLAKKTGSTVADIKRLTIWGNHSATQYPDIFHATVAGKNAAEVVSDEKWLAEDFIPTVAKRGAAIIEARGASSAASAANAAIDHVHTWVNGTAEGDWTSMGIPSDGSYGVPEGLISSFPVTTKDGQYEIVQGLDINEFSRTRIDASVQELTEEREAVRGLGLI